atgtgctgcCAATTATGAGATGGTGAAAGCTGCCACAAGCAACAATGCCCTAGCCGTTGCGGTCATCAAGTCCGTATTGTCATCGGACGTCAACACCTTCGTGTacaaatcacccatcacaatcctAATGTTAACTTTGGGAAACCTGCCCTGGACtgcattcgatttttttttggaagcctccagaaatctccgttggtgtgtACTATGGAAATATTACTCATTTCACATCGGAATGTTGCAGTCAACATCTTGTCGGGATTATAATAAACACAAGACCACAAAATGTTGTAAACAATAAGTGTGTTGTCCAAGGCGCCAATAATGTTTCGTTAGCAGGtagatttcaaaatttgcaggttgctagtccCCTTTTACGATAAacagggaatattttgagtaaGTTGTTGATCCCCATCTCAAGCGTGGTCGTTATCTCTAAGTGGGGAATACGATATGTTAAGCTAATGCTGAATACTATCAAAAAATCCCCGCCTAAGTGTAACGCAGCCATTCAGACTAGAGTGACTAATCCCTTCCTGCTTCTCAAGTAAGCTTTTCGGGGGTTTTTAAATTTGTCATGCACATAACGTTCATAACCTTtcactgaaaataaatatttaatttctctTCTGATCATCACtaagtaaattaatttttttcattttaggcCGATGATAAATCTTTGCTGGCGCGATTCTACCATGCAGATAGAGCTCTCACGGCTGTTGCAAGTGAGTTAGATAGTTTCGATGGCAGAGCTGAGCCAGACCGATGTTCACGTTTAGTTAGTCGATTACGTCAAGGACAGGTTTGTATCTCACAAATACCAAACTTACTATTTATATTCAAATTTGCGCATTCCACCCCCTTAAAGGATATTCCGATAACATATTTTCCATTATATTTAATTATAGGACAAAGTTTTGTCTATTACAAATCTTATCATGGAGGAGCTCCTTGGTGATGAGCGCGCCAATCGCGGCTTCCGTGCAAAATTTCCAGAAGAAGTTTTACAAGAGAATCTGGCCGGACAACTTTGGTTTGGAGCAGAATGTTTGGCAGCTGGCTCCTCAATAATGAATCGCGAGGTAGAAAGCTCTGCTATGCGACCATTAGCCAAAGCCGTTACGAAAACTTTGGATAATGTTCGTAATTTGCTAAGAGATCAGTGCCTTCGTAATAATATTCCGAACAGTCAAACGTTGCGATTGGATATAAATGATGCGGCCACTGAACAATTGTATGAATGTTTGAAGATTTTCGATCGGCTTTTTGCCGAATTCGAACTGCGTTATGTCAGTGCTATGGTTCAAGTGAAGTCGAAACAAGAATATGAAATGCAAGAACTTATCAGCGTATTGTTTTCTGAAACTTTGCAAAGAAGTTTGAAAATAGGGCTATTGGATCAGGAACAGGTAGACTCTTTCGACCCAGCTCTTATGTTTTCAATTCCACGACTAGCGATAGTAACAGGACTTGTGATTTACCCGCATGGGCCATTGAACATGGACATGCCAGCCGATCAATTGTCTGAAATGTTCCGACCCTTCAGAACGATTTTGATTAATATCAGAGATCTTTTAGGAACTTTAACAAAGGAAGAACTTTTCCAGCTAGAGAAACTTTTATGCACAAACGAAGATATGCATTTAAAGAAAACGGTAAATagcaacaataataatagtaataaagcAAGCTGTGATGAAGTCGACGATAAGAAGTCGAATAGTGATCATGATTTAGTTAATAGTAGCAAATTAATTGtcgataataatagtaatcgtaaTCGGGCATCTGTTCCGTATTCTGCAATGGTCGATTGTATGACTTCATCGACTTCGACTTCGGCGTCAGATTCTTCAGTAGAATGGACAGATGATGACAGCAACAAGGATTCAAAAGAATCCTTAATGACCGCTGACTGTGCCTCGGGCTTTCTGATACCTAACACAACTTTGGGAAACCTTCTACAGCCCATTGAAGGTCCACTGACTGATAATTTTATAGCTAGTGACGAAGAATATATCGATGCAAAATTATCTGAAGGTCAACCTTCAGATAATAACAATATCAATTTAGATTCTGGAATTAGTACCGAACTCAACCGTTCCTTAGATTCTGCCGAAAACATACAAGAGATCAATAAAAATGACGACCGTTCAACAACAACGACGACAATAGCACCATCGAAGGAATATTCACCAACTAATGCAAGAATAAACCAGGACGTCCCTAGTTGTAGTAAAATGGACACATCATCTGATTCTTCTGAAGAAAGTGAGTTGCAGACAATAAGCAATACATCGAAGCAAACTCAAGGTGAAACAATGCATCACTCTCATCACcatcaccaccaccac
The DNA window shown above is from Hermetia illucens chromosome 5, iHerIll2.2.curated.20191125, whole genome shotgun sequence and carries:
- the LOC119656556 gene encoding lateral signaling target protein 2 homolog codes for the protein MDTLRKWLNKPKADDKSLLARFYHADRALTAVASELDSFDGRAEPDRCSRLVSRLRQGQDKVLSITNLIMEELLGDERANRGFRAKFPEEVLQENLAGQLWFGAECLAAGSSIMNREVESSAMRPLAKAVTKTLDNVRNLLRDQCLRNNIPNSQTLRLDINDAATEQLYECLKIFDRLFAEFELRYVSAMVQVKSKQEYEMQELISVLFSETLQRSLKIGLLDQEQVDSFDPALMFSIPRLAIVTGLVIYPHGPLNMDMPADQLSEMFRPFRTILINIRDLLGTLTKEELFQLEKLLCTNEDMHLKKTVNSNNNNSNKASCDEVDDKKSNSDHDLVNSSKLIVDNNSNRNRASVPYSAMVDCMTSSTSTSASDSSVEWTDDDSNKDSKESLMTADCASGFLIPNTTLGNLLQPIEGPLTDNFIASDEEYIDAKLSEGQPSDNNNINLDSGISTELNRSLDSAENIQEINKNDDRSTTTTTIAPSKEYSPTNARINQDVPSCSKMDTSSDSSEESELQTISNTSKQTQGETMHHSHHHHHHHHSTRSDKTRRSTKGSSSHQHRHHRHHSKKRSRKHSLDTSSGDTSSSCSDGDPREVKLALRAAGRMKFKSTDVLLHRLFVCIAGVADQLQTNFAADLRQILRSVFLINTTPAQQEIDIPTKRKDSDLFEFRASEQDVIQESAGSNQSIYSAEEVNPELDNVFSDRATPLPHERGGSLESDVRNRNRSNISRSRSLGEDSSECMSTSQVRPNSLRERSASRDSESGSNTPGNSSSASNSPVGGRLTRSLGSSVPTYSQTPLQTERRRAQPSPSPPLRQSPPAWIPDEDAPRCMACTTPFTAFRRRHHCRNCGGVFCGGCSNSSAPLPKYGLNKAVRVCRDCYIREVGR